From the genome of Oryza glaberrima chromosome 1, OglaRS2, whole genome shotgun sequence:
CGTAATGTAGCAGCAAGCAACTTGACTGCAGCTTCTCCATACTTTTCACCATTTCTACAACTTGACTGCCTGGTGCTGTTTGACAGCTTCCAACTCTTGGAGAATCCCTCGTGATTTAGCATCAAGCATGACATAACATGAATAGTATCAGCAGTCACCGCAGCATCGTGGTACCATGGCCACCTGTGGGCGACAGCAATTATAAGCAAAATCGTGGCAAATTTGTAGAAGATTTGCAATCAAAATTGACACTAAACCAAGAGATTGTTAGGGTAAATACCTAGGGTTGATGAACGTCTCTGTGACGACAATCAGGCAGAAGTCAAGGGCCACAATATGGTGTTGAAGAAGGTGGTGGTCTGGCAACCTGGACGTTGGCCTCGGCAGTGAAGCTACAAAGGGGCACAGGACAGCGACTACACGGTGGAGTGGACTGCGATCTGGCGGTGAGGGGCCCATGCGGTGAACACAACAATGGAGCCTGCTGCAGACTCATGGCGGAAGGGCTTAGGGTTGGAGGGcctcggcggcggagcagccaGATCCACATGATCTCGGGGTGGTGGCCTTGGCAGTGGAGCGGCTGGATCGGGCCATTTGGCAATCAAGCGTTGATCGCTGAAGTCCGCTGCTTTGCATCGAGCGAGGGAGATCGCGATTGAGGTCTGAGCACATAGAAACATATCAAACTTCAACAAAAATGGAAAATTATGGTCACTTGTTTTTAGATCGTGTTCGTACGGAGAAGATTAGGGATTAGGGAAAGAGACAGGATTTGAAGGACTTACTTGATGAGGGGCCGAGgcctgctccggcggcggctccgagTGAGAGTTCGGCGGAGCTCCGGCAGAGctccggcgaggatgcggcggagtggcggcagcgaggaggaggcgtgAGCGAAGAGGTCGGCCGTGTCGGTGGGGATGGGGAAGAAGCAGGACCCGGaggtggggaagaagaaggacccgccggcggctacggcgtggcgcggaggagcggcggcagcggggaggAGCTCCTGCCAGgacgcggggaggaggaggagcgagcgaggaggagaagcgtgGTCTTCGGGGCTGCGGGTGGATGAGGAGCGATGTCTTCGCGCGTGCAATCCTCGGGTGCCAAATCGTGCGATGGAAAAAGTTGCGCGCGGATGGACGGCTCAGATTAATCCGGGTGATTTGGCCTGTAGCATTGGAGGgggcaactcctcctttttatattagtatagatatagatgaaTAGCTTATCATAGAAACTACTATATGATAACTTTTATAATGATGAGGCATGACATATAGAGTTATATGGATAactttttatagatattgtggatgcccttatattttaaaatggacgAAGTATTTTGTATTGGAAGGAATCACACAACTATAATACACAACATTCCTGATGAAAAAGGTTTAAAATGATCCACCCAACAATCGCCACGCTAGACAATTATGAGCCTACTAGAAAAATGGTAGTAAACAATGCCACAATCATAGCTCAAATTCTACACGAATATGaaacaaatatttgaatttggTTGTGCTTTTTCTAGGGCACCTGCGAGGTAAGTATTTTTAGGTGAGAAATATAAAAGTACTTAAGCAAATGCCAAACAGTTACTGTGCTAGCTATAATTGACCAATTTCCATCCTACAATAGTAAGTGTATCCTAATATTTAGATGCGATTCATCCCATCAGGGATGGAAAACAATTGATTCTATTAATGCTTTCCTTCAGTGGCAATGACTTTTTCGTAGAATAGCTTGCTTCTTAAACCGCGCTATTGTGGTCTGGTTGAATTTTGCTCCTTTTACTTTGTAGCCAAGGGAGGAACTCAAACGGAAAGAGAAAGATCACCTACAAGTAAGGCTGGCCTGACCATAGTTGTACTAAAAAAATGCACTTCTATACGCAGTATTGCCAATTAAATTTAGCAAAGAAAAACGGTTTTTCTATGTACGAGCAACTGAGCAGCCGGAAGGAGGTTTGGTGGAACAGCGACATCCGGCCTCCCACCCCACGGGTTCCGAGAGATTCTTTGGCGGTAGGTGATCCCAACCAACGTCGTCCTGGCCCCACGCCCCAGATCCACCAAACCACACACGGCCGTCGCTGACTCACCGATGCACCATCGCCAACCGTACTCAGCGACCCCGCGCGTCAGTGGGCGGATCGGACCGACGAGCCGCGCTGCTGTGTGCACTGTGCAGCGCCCACCCCCGCGACCCACGTGTTCCCGTCCCCGCCCATGCTTGAATCTGGTTACGCTAGATCCCTCCCTCCGTCCGCGGTCGCGGTCGCTAGCGCCGCGCTGTTTTGGCGACTAGTTCCGTCGTACCGGGCGTTTGCCGCTGCCACGCCGAGGTGAGGTGGAGTCCCCGACCCCCGGTGGAACGGACGCCGCAAAAAATGcgtcctcgcgcgcgcgctgccGATTTCCCTGCGCGCACAAATTTTCTGCGGGGAAAGCGATAAGGCTCCCGCCGCACCGGCGGAGCGGAGCTCGCCCGCGCGTCGTGCCCgcagctctccctctccctcgagTCACCCCCTGATACCGCTCCTCCCCGCATGTTCCCACGGGCGCCACGAGCGACGTGCCCGATTCTGTGGCGGGGCCTTATATACCGGCACCGGCTCGCCTCCTCGTCCATCCAAACGCCATCCGCTTCCTCCGCCTCCCGTTGCAAATAACTGTGTCAGCGCCCACGTCATCACCGGTCGGAGGGGGAAAACATCTCCCGTGTTGTCCACCTCACTCCACAATAACTTGGCGGCTGCTCGTCAccggagaaagaaagaaaaacgcCTGTTTTTTCCCCCCTCTCACAAAGCGCCGATATATATTAGCCAACCAAATCACTCCGTAACCGAGCACCCAAACCACACAGCCGCTCTTCTCGGCAGGAGTGGAGGCCCTCGCCGGGGGACTTCCATTTCCACCTCCAATCTCAGGATGGAGCGCGCACGCCGCCTCGCCAACCGCGCGCtgctgcgccgcctcctcgcggcggcggcgtccaccaCGTCCCCGGCCCCGTCCCGCGGCATCTCGACCCTGGCCAAGGCGCCCGGGGCGGGGTCGCGCccgcgcgccccgcgcccgGCGCCCCACCAGTACACCACGGGGCGGCccgtgtcggcgtcggcgctgcAGCCGAGCGACACGTTCCCGCGGAGGCACAACTCGGCCACGCCGGCGgagcaggcggcgatggcgtcggagTGCGGGTTCAACACCCTCGACGCGCTCATCGACGCCACCGTCCCGGCCGCCATCCGCGCGCCGACGATGCACTTCTCCGGGAAGTTCGACGCCGGGTTTACCGAGTCCCAGATGATCGACCACATGCAGCGCCTGGCGGCCATGAACAAGGCCTACAAGTCGTTCATCGGGATGGGGTACTACAACACCCACGTCCCCGCGGTGATACTGCGCAACCTCATGGAGAACCCCGCGTGGTACACGCAGTACACGCCGTACCAGGCGGAGATCGCGCAGGGCCGCCTCGAGTCGCTGCTCAACTACCAGACCATGGTCGCCGACCTCACCGGCCTGCCCATGTCCAACGCCTCGCTCCTTGacgaggccaccgccgccgccgaggccatgGCCATGTGCAACGGCATCCTGAAATCCAAGAAGAAGACCTTCCTCATCGCCTCCAACTGCCACCCGCAGACCATCGACGTCTGCCAGACGCGCGCCGCTGGGTTCGACCTCAACGTCATCGTCGCGGACGCCAAGGACTTCGACTACAGCAGCGGTGATGTGTGCGGAGTGCTCGTGCAGTACCCCGGCACGGAGGGGGAGGTGCTGGACTACGCGGAGTTCGTCAAGGACGCGCACGCGCACGGCGTCAAGGTGGTCATGGCCACCGACCTGCTCGCGCTCACCTCGCTGCGCCCGCCCGGTGAGATCGGCGCCGACATCGCCGTCGGCTCCGCGCAGCGGTTCGGCGTGCCCATGGGGTACGGAGGCCCGCACGCCGCGTTCTTGGCCACTTCCCAGGAGTACAAGCGCCTCATGCCCGGCCGTATCATCGGCGTGAGCGTCGATTCCAGCGGCAAGCCCGCGCTCCGGATGGCGATGCAGACCCGGGAGCAGCACATCCGCCGCGACAAGGCCACCAGCAACATCTGCACTGCCCAGGTACACGCACGCAACGCACGCCACCCGTTCACCAAATTGCCAGATAGCGACAGAGACGATAAGAGATACGATGAATTTAGTAAACAAGCACTTTTTCGTAGAGGAGTCAGTAGTGATAAAGATGCCTGTGGTTTATACTCTGTAGGCCTTGCTCGCCAACATGGCAGCGATGTATGCTGTCTACCATGGTCCCGAGGGGCTAAAGGCAATTGCCGACCGTGTACACGGCCTGGCTGGTACCTTTGCCCATGGACTGAAGAAGCTCGGAACAGTGACTGTGCAGGAACTGCCGTTCTTTGACACTGTCAAGGTCAAGGTCGCTGATGCGAATGCGATTGCCCAGGAGGCCTGCAAGAACGAGATGAACCTTCGTGTTGTTGATGCAACCACGGTTCGCTTTCTGTCGACATTTTCCGTTCTATTGCAACCGAGTTAGTTGATGTTGAGTGTTGAGCATTAAATTCAAGCTGTGATGTTGCAGATAACCGTGGCCTTTGATGAGACCACAACCTTAGAGGATGTCGACAAGCTGTTCAAGGTGTTCAATGGTGGCAAGCCAGTAAGTAATCATTCAATCGGCGCAAAATTTGTGTGCTTGATGTGAAATTGGATCACAATATTAAAACATCGTGTCGTTATAATCATTTTTAGGTGAACTTCACTGCTGAATCCCTCGCATCAGAGGTGTCAAGCTCAATTCCGAGTAGCCTTGTGCGCAAGAGCCCTTACTTAACACACCCGATCTTTAACATGTATGTGATGTTAAAAGGCATGCTGCTTTTCTTCACTGATTTCTTGCGGTGTTAAGATAAAACTGAACTTATGTTGTGGGCTTCCAGGTACCATACAGAGCATGAGCTTCTCCGATACCTGCACAAGTTGCAATCCAAGGATCTTTCACTGTGCCACAGTATGATCCCTCTTGGTTCTTGCACTATGAAACTAAATGCTACAGTGGAGATGATGCCCGTCACCTACCCCAGCTTTGCAAACATGCACCCATTTGCACCTACTGAACAAGCCGCAGGATATCATGTGAGGGGAATTCACCATTTATTTAGTTTCTAAATGCAAACTGTTCATCAGATGATCTGAAATGGCTTGTTTTGTGATGAAGGAAATGTTTGATGACTTGGGCGATCTGCTGTGCAAGATCACTGGCTTTGATTCTTTCTCTTTGCAACCAAATGCTGGTGCTTCAGGGGAGTATGCCGGATTGATGGTTATCCGTGCTTACCACAGGGTAAGTCATCATAAATAAGCTGGCATAGCTCTCCTGTTTTGTTTCacattttatatttacaaacCATGTTATAAAAACTGCAGGCAAGAGGAGACTACCACCGGGACGTCTGTATCATTCCTGTGTCAGCCCATGGTACAAATCCTGCAAGTGCTGCTATGTGTGGAATGAAGATCGTTGCTGTTGGAACTGATTCCAAAGGTAACATTAACATCGAGGAGTTGAGGAAAGCTGCTGAAGCAAACAAGGACAACTTGGCTGCTCTTATGGTACTGTTCCTTTTGCTCTGTAAATGTTATCATTTATCAGGTCTTCTGGTAGTAATGTGGAATG
Proteins encoded in this window:
- the LOC127782533 gene encoding glycine dehydrogenase (decarboxylating), mitochondrial-like, which codes for MERARRLANRALLRRLLAAAASTTSPAPSRGISTLAKAPGAGSRPRAPRPAPHQYTTGRPVSASALQPSDTFPRRHNSATPAEQAAMASECGFNTLDALIDATVPAAIRAPTMHFSGKFDAGFTESQMIDHMQRLAAMNKAYKSFIGMGYYNTHVPAVILRNLMENPAWYTQYTPYQAEIAQGRLESLLNYQTMVADLTGLPMSNASLLDEATAAAEAMAMCNGILKSKKKTFLIASNCHPQTIDVCQTRAAGFDLNVIVADAKDFDYSSGDVCGVLVQYPGTEGEVLDYAEFVKDAHAHGVKVVMATDLLALTSLRPPGEIGADIAVGSAQRFGVPMGYGGPHAAFLATSQEYKRLMPGRIIGVSVDSSGKPALRMAMQTREQHIRRDKATSNICTAQALLANMAAMYAVYHGPEGLKAIADRVHGLAGTFAHGLKKLGTVTVQELPFFDTVKVKVADANAIAQEACKNEMNLRVVDATTITVAFDETTTLEDVDKLFKVFNGGKPVNFTAESLASEVSSSIPSSLVRKSPYLTHPIFNMYHTEHELLRYLHKLQSKDLSLCHSMIPLGSCTMKLNATVEMMPVTYPSFANMHPFAPTEQAAGYHEMFDDLGDLLCKITGFDSFSLQPNAGASGEYAGLMVIRAYHRARGDYHRDVCIIPVSAHGTNPASAAMCGMKIVAVGTDSKGNINIEELRKAAEANKDNLAALMVTYPSTHGVYEEGIDEICRIIHENGGQVYMDGANMNAQVGLTSPGFIGADVCHLNLHKTFCIPHGGGGPGMGPIGVKKHLAPFLPSHPVITTGGFPLPEKTDPLGTISAAPWGSALILPISYTYIAMMGSKGLTDASKIAILNANYMAKRLEKHYPVLFRGVNGTVAHEFIIDLRGFKTTAGIEPEDVAKRLMDYGFHAPTMSWPVPGTLMIEPTESESKAELDRFCDALISIREEIAEIESGKADVNNNVLKSAPHPPQLLMSDSWTKPYSREYAAFPAAWLRGAKFWPTTCRVDNVYGDRNLICTLQQGSQVAEEAAAATA